The sequence below is a genomic window from Anopheles cruzii chromosome 3, idAnoCruzAS_RS32_06, whole genome shotgun sequence.
ACATCAAAGAGTTTATCCAAATTCCCAaaaaactttacaaaaaaggAGCCACGTATCAGCTGGATGACTGtttttacgacgacgacggagagtTCCTATACCGAGTGCCTGGCATGACTGGACATAGAAAAACGTGAGTGGCATGTGAAACGATCAATTGCGGGACACAATAAAGTCATTGCCCATTTAagtaacaataaattttgagtTATCCGATCCGAAATCTTCGGTTGGCATCCTTCTAGCCACTTTAGTATTGGCCTGCCGCTGATTGGTGCCTGCTCTATCTACATTcccgttcgccttcgcctgcTGTTGCTACTTTTCGCGTACCACGCGTGTCGCCCTCGAGTACCGTAGGTCACGGGATGGTCTTATCGCCTTTTGCAGAAGCCAATCGGCGCCTGGTTCAATTCTTTCCTCGACTAATTGACTGGAGCCGACTTCCGTTCCTGACGGGCTAACAATTTAATCATCCGAACCTCTAGCTTTCTAATGCTAATGACATCGAGCTCGCGACGCACTCCTCGGCGCATTTCTCGGCATCGGCGCGTGTTTGGCAGCGATAACGTGTTTGGCAATGATTAGTTAGTTGTCGGAACCGCGCAAAGCGCATTGCAATGGTTGCGGGATCAATCGTGAACGTAGCAAAATGACATCGATAGAAGAGTTTGCTcttctttcgatttcgtttgaCTACCGCCTAAAAACACCGTCTGATAAGGATATTGTGGGgacatgaattgaaaaaacCCCAACCTGTCTAGTAGATCCCGTTCTCGGGGGTCAACATGTCAGGGTAGGTTCCACTTTTTACACTCGAAATAGATGATCCCGAATCCATGCATCTAATTAATCTTGCATGTTGTATGTACTTTGTATGTAGTAATTAATGTACCCAACGATCGTGCTCTGAACTCTGGCGACTGGCGACTGGCGACAGGCTAACATCGGTCGTGTTGAGCTCAAGAAGATGCGACAACAAACGCCGCTCTACTCGTGCTCTCGTCGTTCGATCGTGTGATCGTTTCAATCTATTGATCTTGAACCTAGTTACTCTGTGTGTTTCTACTATTTGCTTTTAGCtgtattttttaaaattataaCGACGAATTATAATgatattcttcttcttcctcttcttcttcggaaacaaccgGTGAGCGGTCTTATCATGCACCAGacacaatgttaatctctggatgctttctgtaacagttcGTTTTTTCGGGCGAGGTTGTAGGTCTcgcgccaaccccctgtcacgccggtatcgggaatcgaaaccatggctggctgcgtgacaaccgatccaggGATAATGATATTATTagttgattattattataatgATAGTTGTAAGTTTGTCTAACAAGCGGATGAATGTTAGTACTCTTCGATCTTAATCTAAATCCCAACGATCATGGGCAAGGCGCACACTCCCGAACTTTGTTGTTAGTAGCAGCAAAAAGCATTCGCCAATTTGCAATTCGGCAACTCTCTATGATAAGACTAATGCTAGATTACAGGATGAGTGCCGTTAACGAGGATCTTCGTTAGTCCGTGgccagcagcgcagcagatTGGTCCTGCTTAAGTCTGGTGCTTGCAACAAATCTTTTTCCGGTGATACCCATTGCTTATCCCTGTTCGTATGATCAGTGGCAAATAGTAGATATTCTGAGGCGTAGATTAGTTTAGCGTCTGAAGGTAAAGTTTGTTCGTAATGCTGTGCATAAAAGCCGAATTTTATGATCGTCATCCTTGATTGACAAAAGCTGTAAGAACGATCTAGTGTGGTAAATTGATCGAAAATTGTGTAACTAAACCGTATGAGTACGTAAAACAAATGTGAAACGCGCCCATTTCATGCATCAACAGTCTTTggcgctccggtccggccaatattccgtttgttttccgttccgtcaatCTTCGAAATGTTTACTGTTGGCTGATACCTGTTGGCTGCTTATCGAAACAACGGAATTTCGCAATTTGGGTGATACTGCCTTTATCGCTCGGCCAAGTCGTTCACTTCAGCAAAAGATGGGTGGCGAAAACAGTGAAACTGCCGATGGTATCATTGGGAGTAGCACAAATGGGAAAGCACCACAGCACAACAGTGAACCGAATCAGGGCGGGGTGAGCTTGTTTTGGCAAAACTTGACCGTAGTCCCCGACACGAGTCCCGACAAACACAACCCACAACCGGTGCTGAATGACATCACTGGAACTCTACAGCCGGGCACGCTGGTAGCCCTGATGGGGCCGAGTGGCGTTACAGGCAAAATGTCCGTTACAGGTGACGTTCGGGTGAACGGGTGTCCCATCGGTCCGTACATGTACAACATCAGTGGCTACATTTACCAGGACGAGTTGCTGCCGGCTTCGATCACGGTTCGCGAACACCTGGAGCTGATGGCGAACCTGAAGCTAGGGGGAACCGTTTCGTCGCAGCTTAAGCGTACCATGATCGGGGAGCTCCTATCGATGACCGGGTTGGAGAAGTGTGCCGGAACCAGGATCGACGCTGGCATCGGTGGCTTCGGCAAGACGCTGTCGGGTGGTGAAAAGAAGCGGCTTGCCTTTGCCGTCGAGATGCTGTCCCGGCCGCGGTTTCTGTTCTGCGACGAACCGACGACCGGCCTCGACTCGTACAGTGCCCGCCAGCTGGTGGCCATGATGCAAACGTTGACCCGCGCCGGAACCACGGTGCTGTGTAGCATCCATCAGCCCTCGGAGGAGCTGTTTTTCGAGTTCGATAGCGTCATCCTGCTGACCGGGGGCAGGACCGGCTTTATCGGTACACCGCGCGGGGCAGTTCAGTTCTTCGGGCTCGAGTGCGCTCCGGGCTACAATACGGCCGACGTTCTCGTGAAGGCTCTCGCCACgccgaccacggccacgggcaaCGGATTCACGACGGGTGGTATGTGTCCGAATGCGATCTGCAACTGCTACGCCGCCAGTGAGTCGGCACGGTACCAGGAGGCACTGATCAGTGCGGAGCTGTATCGGTGTGCGACCGACGGCCGGAACCTCCAGTTCCTGCTGCAGATGGCGAGGGAAGCTCACCACCGCCGTTGGTTCTACACGCTTCTGTGGCTAGTGTACCGCAATATGCTCCAGTCGCATCGCAACCCGAACCTTCAGTACTACAAGGTGGTTCAGCGGATAGTAAGTGCTCCATTTTAGTGCCGTTTGGTGTCACCACTGTTACTCTCAGGGTTGGTAAAGATGGGCCCATTTTTCGTAAGACGGCCACTTGACGTGTGACGAGTTCATATGCTTGATAAGCCGGTGCAACCGTTTTTGCGTGTTGTGACAGCACAATTACCTCATGGCACGTCGTAGGTTAGCGCGATTATCATTGTTAAGGTCCCACCGACGGTTTCATTGATGGGCCAGTGTTAGTAAGGCTGTTTCAGTGACGATTTATGCGACCACCGTTATTGGTTACGATCTTGAGGTTGGTTAGGAGAGCGTCTTTTTCGACCGACCTCAGGCCACTCGACGGGTGACTTCGAGTTCATTAGCTTGATAAGCCGGTGCAaccgtttttgtgtgttttgaaaGCACAATTACCCCATGGCACGAGGCAGTGTCGTAGGTTAGCGCGATTATCACCAGCAGCCTTGGCGGCCGATTCTGCttagaaggaaaaaaaaccctctaGATTGCTAAGTTTTGCGGTACTTCTAGGTGATCGCGTTGTTGGTGGGGCTCTGCTTTTCGAACTCGATCCAGCTAACGCAGAAGGGCGTCCAGGCGATGCAGGGTGTCATATTTCTTATCGTCTCCGAGAACACGTTTCTGCCGATGTACGCGGCCCTGTCACTGTTTCCGGAGAGCTTTCCACTGTTTCAGCGCGAGAAAAAGGCCAACCTGTACGGTACGGCTCAGTTCTACGTCGCACACGTCCTGTCGATGGTGAGGTCAAACGGGAAAATTGCTGGAGGAGATCCTTTTCATGAGCCTTTTCTTTAACTTTGACCCCCGACATCTAGACCCCGTTTATACTGCTCGAAACGTGTGCCTTTATACTGATCGTGTACTTTCTCGCCAACCTGAGACCCACGCTCCTCGCCCTAGCGGTCACGGTAGCTGTTTCGGTGCTCGTCATCAACGTTTCCATCGCTTGCGGATGCTTCTTTTCGACCCTGTTTCCATCGATTGCCTCCGCGATGGCGTACCTGGTGCCGTTCGACTACATCCTCATGATCACGTCGGGGATATTCATCAAAATTTGGTACGACTCTGCTCCGGTGGCTGGGGAACAGTGGAATTTAACATTTGTACCATTTTCACTCGCCACAGGTCAATGCCGAGGTACCTCCGCTGGATGCCGTTAGTTTCGTGGATGATGTTTGCCAGCGAAGCCGTCTCCATTGCGCAGTGGGACGGTGTAAAGACCATCGGTGAGGAATGTCGGCCAAAGGGCCCGGCTGAACCGGCCGATAACctaaactgtgtgtgtgttttctgcAGAATGTTCTAGCATAATTCCGAGCGTGTGTTTGCACAACGGCGAGGAGGTCCTGGCACAGTATTCGTTTAGCGCCACCCATCTACGGACGGATTTATTGGCGCTCGTTGGGCAGTACTTCATCTTCCACGCGCTGGCATTACTGTGCCTCGCAAGACGGGTCGCCACCAGTTAGTTGATTAGATCGGGTGACACTCGTCGGTAGTGTTCCTTATAGGACTTTAGGGAATAAGTGTAAGTCCGACCAACTATTGTTAGAATCTAAAAGTAATTGCTAATCGACTGAATGTTATTGTTTACGCATTTTGCTAGTTATGTTATGATCGTGTAAGCCACCGTAAGATGTACAATCGCTCATTGCATTCTCtgcgaaaagtgaaacaaaacaaaccgcagATCAATAAATATTCCACTTAGTAATCCGCAAACTAATCACTACCCGCCATTGCCGAATCAACAGGGGAAGCGGCCATATTTAGATGGTTTTAGCAAACGCAATGCTATTACGCTGACCAATCAGCTGCGTGTCGGAAAGGGGGCGTGATCGGGGCCCTGTTGCCGTTACATTCTGTACCGGCTTCGGCTGCCTCTAACCAAGGTCTGCGCTCCTGTTAGAAATCGGACAGATTTTAGTGCACACTTTTGGTGACGCTTTTCCGAGGCGAGGAGCCATACCTTCGTGGTGAATATGAACTAGAGGCGCTGCAGTTTAATTTGGATAATTTTAGTTTCTTTATattgaatcaaaataaatgcaattCCACGGCGTGGTTTTTTGTGAAATACCGAGGCAATATTTTAACGGCATCATTGAAGGGCGCCGATGGCACAGTCTTATTTTCTTTCAGCAAACAAATTCTGCCACTTTCTTTCGCAAGCCCCACAAACTTCACACGCAAAGGACACACGTATTTACTTTAAAATATtgcattttattgccatcttttGTCAACATACAATGTTCAAGCGGTTATTGGTTCTTCTAAAAACTGCTAGCTACGTATAAAATGTGTTCACTTGTtcgtcgctggctggctcaaGTTACTTCGTTGGCTTTGTTACCGCTATATCTACCGCTCGATCGGTGCAATGATTTCCGTGGAGATGGAAAACATATCGTCGTCCCCGCTACTGGCCCCGCTGTCCACCTCCTCctggtcgttgtcgtcgtcatcgtcctcgttgGTTTGCACGCGATCGTAGCGTATGCTAGCCAACCCGGAGCTACCACCGTCGGCCGCACTGGTGAGCTCCTCGAGCATGCTGCCTCCGCCGGGCGATCCCTGGAAGCAGCGGAGCCACAGCAGGTAAATCACACCGAAGGCTCCGGTCAGCACCAGCCCCAGGAAGAGGAGCGGCACGAAGTATGATGACGACGGCTTGCTGCTCGTTCCGACATCATCAGGcgctgtcgccgtcgccggtggcgAAGCTCCTGGTCGCACGAGTCCTTTCAGACGGCCGCCACTTtcggccgacggtggacgTTTTGCGTTGATTGACACACAGAtggcgctgctgccgttgcggGTTCCGTACGCTGCTGGCTCGAAGCGAAAAGCTGCCTGACACTCGATACACTCGGTTGGTCCGGGGCCGGCACACTTGAGGCACGTGGTATGGCACTGAAGGCAGCCGGCCGCGTCGGAAGATCGATTGGATGCCGTcgcggaagcggaagcttCCTGCCCAATCGCCTGGAACGACGATAACGGTGGCGAAGTTTCATCGAACACCTGTTGCGGCTGTTGGCGTCGTTTGCGCAGAGAAGACGCCGGCAGCGGTTGTTGCTGGATGTTCGTTGgcctctcgtcgtcgtccgaggCGCTCGGTTGTTGTGGGGCCGCGGAAGAAAAGGTCCCCGGAGGACACCGGAGGTAGCAGCGGCCCTTGTACAGATACGACTGGGGCTTGCAAGCTAAGGGAacgagagagtgaaagagaataattataaaatttaCCGCCTTATCATCAAGACGCGTTAGCGACAAACTAAAGAGGCACCATATCTGGAGGTTTGCTTTTTCACTAATCATAAATGTATAATACAGTTAATCTTTTAATGCTTCCAGTCCGTTACTATTTCCATACACTTAAAACCAATTGAATGTTCTACCTTAGCAAAACCAAGCTTAAATTAGTGGCCCTCGCGGGTTAATTTTTTAACGGAAACTCCTTAATTCACCATACTTGTGTTAGGGCATCTTTCAAATATCGTTCAAATTCAAAGATGGTATGTACAAATTAGTATCATGCACTCATGCAGGACAACAGAATAATTAGCAGTTAGAAACAATAGTCACATGCAGTCCAAACTTATGCTAAAATTATAGAATTATCAATAACTCGAAGACAAGTAAGTTCCAATCGATCGGAAACAGCAAATAAGGAGAaaaccaaacggaacaaaacggaTAAACTCAAAACGGAAACTCAACTGGACACGCTTAAAGTACGGAACCAACAAAGCATTAGCTCGCAGCAAACTAAACGCATTAATTCgctcgaaacaaaacagagaaGTATACAACAGTCTAACAAAGGTAAATACACAAACCGAAGTGTGAATG
It includes:
- the LOC128269764 gene encoding protein scarlet-like, with protein sequence MGGENSETADGIIGSSTNGKAPQHNSEPNQGGVSLFWQNLTVVPDTSPDKHNPQPVLNDITGTLQPGTLVALMGPSGVTGKMSVTGDVRVNGCPIGPYMYNISGYIYQDELLPASITVREHLELMANLKLGGTVSSQLKRTMIGELLSMTGLEKCAGTRIDAGIGGFGKTLSGGEKKRLAFAVEMLSRPRFLFCDEPTTGLDSYSARQLVAMMQTLTRAGTTVLCSIHQPSEELFFEFDSVILLTGGRTGFIGTPRGAVQFFGLECAPGYNTADVLVKALATPTTATGNGFTTGGMCPNAICNCYAASESARYQEALISAELYRCATDGRNLQFLLQMAREAHHRRWFYTLLWLVYRNMLQSHRNPNLQYYKVVQRIVIALLVGLCFSNSIQLTQKGVQAMQGVIFLIVSENTFLPMYAALSLFPESFPLFQREKKANLYGTAQFYVAHVLSMTPFILLETCAFILIVYFLANLRPTLLALAVTVAVSVLVINVSIACGCFFSTLFPSIASAMAYLVPFDYILMITSGIFIKIWSMPRYLRWMPLVSWMMFASEAVSIAQWDGVKTIECSSIIPSVCLHNGEEVLAQYSFSATHLRTDLLALVGQYFIFHALALLCLARRVATS